CCCACTAATTTCACCTCACACTTCTCGCGATTAAACCCTGGCCCTAGTGCTTTCTCTACAGCCTTCCACATTACCTGTCATGTAAACGGAAAATGAACATGTGATAAAAGATATCTAGAATAGTGGAGGATGCAGTATTCAGTCATCGAGTTCATTTGAGCTCAGTATTTTCAACGAGGAGCATACATTTACGTGTAAAAGTCCACTAAAATTGCAATAAATTATAGTTTTAAGCCCGTATGTTAAAAGTGTAACGGGTTCAATTCTAAGAATCTTAAAGGTTGAACCCATAGTGTTTAAATCTTGGATCCGCCTCTGATCTAGAACATAAATCAGCTAGGCACGATGGCTTGAGCATTGTGACTAAGCTTCTGATTCAAGATGGAAAATGCAACATCTAACAACGTGTTAGCTAACATCATACTAACGTGACATGATAAAGCAAGTTGATCAGCCATACTATCATCACAAAACTATGTAAACAATGAAAGCTGAACCGTTCTTTGTCACCCCAATTTGTGGGACTATACTGGGTATGTCTGTTGTTGTTGGACCACTGTTTGTCATTAATagataagaaattaaaagagtACCTCAGATCTTTCAGCCTTGAGGTTTTTGTACTCATTGCTTCGGCGATCAAGACCTTCCCAAATTTCAAATGGCTCAGTTCCAGGGGTATAAGCATGCAAAACATGTTTTCCAGGTGGAGCAAGATCTGGACTAAGCACACTCGGGACAGATATCAGCACGACGTTCTGATCAGCATCAACCCCTCGGTCCCAGTCATTAACTACTATATGATGGATTCCCAGGTCATCAGATATACCCTATAGATCCATTACAATGACAATTAAAGTAAGCAATCAGTCCACGAAAGCTATTACAATGCATCGTTGTGCTGTGCCTTACCTCTGCATCAAAACCCAAATGCAGATGCATGAATGATTCACACTGTTGGGTCATTTCAATCCCGTCCTGATATGACTTCGGGACAGCTTCTGGAGGCAATAAACTCAGTGTATCCCACATAGATGCATTACTGACTACAGCCTTCCTAGCACGGACAAACTGCAACATCACAAAGAGAAAGTGCAACCTTAATAGAAAATGTCATGTATCATTTCACAATGCAACATACTTTTAATTTACTCACTTGGCCACCTCTGAGTTTGACTCCAACAGCTCGACCCTTTTCAACAACTATGTTTTCTACGTGACTCTTGAGAGAAATCCGTCCACCAAACTTTTGTAATCCTCGAACAAGAGCATCAACGATTGCTCCACTTCCATGAAGTGGATATTCTAAAGAACAACCTGGCTTATACCATTCTGAGAACATGTACACCTATGAAGCATCAACTATGATATTAATGAAGTTGTATGAATTAATTGTGAGAATAATGATACTTGCTCCAATAAGTTAAGTTAAATGTAAGAACGTTAAACATAAAATCGAGTACAACACTCGTGAAACCATGAAGATGAGACTAATTAATACCAGATTTATGTAGAATATTTCTATAAGGATATATGTTACCATTTCTGCTGAGAGTATGCCGTTAGTTTTGACCCCGGCAAGCAAGAAAGCTAGGAGATCCAGCCAATTACGTATAAAAGGGTCTTTTATCCCCAAAGAATCAATTATTTCTGAAAAGGGTCTGAGAAGCTTGGTAGCACCAAGGGCTCCTTGAGGTCCCATTTGAGCAAAAGATTTTAAGAGAGAAGGTGCATATCTAGCAGCAGCAGTCGAAAGAACGCCCAAGTCCCCTCGGATAGATAGTGGAGGCAGAGCCATTGCAGCTGCTGAGATTGGAAGTATTGCGTCCTGTAAAAACAACACTCTATGCAAATGAGTAAAGAGCTCTTACAAAAGTTCGAGAGCAAGGGACTATCAAGAGAAACATCTCTGGGTATTAGAACAATCAATAACGTAAGAAACGACAACATGTATGAGAAGTATGCAATACTCACAAGAAGTTTCCTCCACTCTCTCGCTGAATCTGGTCCTGCATACTTCTCTAGATCCTGAATTGTGACAGAGATTATCACGAAGAATGTTATAAGGAAATGTAACCGTTCAGCTAAAAGATAAAATGGTTTCATTAGGATACGATcacataaataaaaaggaagtcATACAGTCCTCTACTGTAAGCATAGTACACTAGATCAacatcataatatttttataagttaCAACATGAAGCTTGCAAATACTGAAAACACACAGGAAAAATTTTGATGATGTCTATGAAAGATGTTCACAAAAGCAAACAGGAGGTCAGACCTTAAAAAACTCTGTTGGGCCAATGCGTGACAGGAATTCACCTTCAGGTACATATACCATCCACGAGTCATAATTCACACAGGGAATCGATTCACCTAATGCATCAAGAACCTGAGAAACGTATCAATAAGTCGAGTTATTTGCTAACAAGAAACCATGTATACTAAATTACAGTAAAAATTTGTTAACATCTCATACACTTATTTCATGTGTAGTAACTTAAGAACATTGATGCGACAAAGAAAATGCTAGTATATAAAGCCCTTAATTCGAGTTCTGTCCACATTAGACGAATACTACATTTGGAAGGAAGGTCTAGGATAGACGAGGGAAGATGAAAACTTATATACTAGTATATTTCGATTCATTTGCATTCTGAACAAACAAAGCCAAATTATAAACATATACGAGTATAACCTGTGCTAATGGATTAGCCTGAGGACCTCTTGATTGAAAACCGGAGAACAATGATGGACCAGAGTCAAATTTGTATCCTTTAATTTCAAAAGAGTGAGCTGCACCTCCAGCTACATCATGGCTTTCTAGTACTAAAACATCTTGGCCATACCTAGCAAGAAGTCCAGCACAACATAGCCCACCTATACCGCTCCCAATAACAACGATATCTGCTTCTG
The DNA window shown above is from Solanum stenotomum isolate F172 chromosome 6, ASM1918654v1, whole genome shotgun sequence and carries:
- the LOC125866694 gene encoding prolycopene isomerase, chloroplastic-like, whose amino-acid sequence is MVYVPEGEFLSRIGPTEFFKDLEKYAGPDSAREWRKLLDAILPISAAAMALPPLSIRGDLGVLSTAAARYAPSLLKSFAQMGPQGALGATKLLRPFSEIIDSLGIKDPFIRNWLDLLAFLLAGVKTNGILSAEMVYMFSEWYKPGCSLEYPLHGSGAIVDALVRGLQKFGGRISLKSHVENIVVEKGRAVGVKLRGGQFVRARKAVVSNASMWDTLSLLPPEAVPKSYQDGIEMTQQCESFMHLHLGFDAEGISDDLGIHHIVVNDWDRGVDADQNVVLISVPSVLSPDLAPPGKHVLHAYTPGTEPFEIWEGLDRRSNEYKNLKAERSEVMWKAVEKALGPGFNREKCEVKLVGTPLTHQRFLRRNRGTYGPAILAGKGTFPGHSAPIPQLMCCGDSTFPGIGVPAVAASGAIVANSLVSVTEHSRLLDAIGI